From the Sphingomonas sabuli genome, the window AAGCGAACGTCCGCCACCCTCCCAAAGCAGGAATCGGGCGCCCGGTCCCGCATCGCCGGCCGGCGGGTTCATTCAGCTTCGGTCCCAACGATCACAGACACCCGCGTCCACGGAACGAAGGCAAATCCGTGCGCTCTCGTCGAGGGACGGTAGGGAGGGACCGGCAAGCGCCCCCCCCGCCCGGAGCGGGTAGCGCAAGACGCGATCGATCAGACGGTGCTGACGGTCCCGCCGTCGATGACGAATTCGGCGCCGTGGATCGCGGCGGCGCGGTCGGCGGCGAGATAGGCGATGAGATCGGCCACTTCCCCGGGCTCGGCGCCGCGCCCGATCGAAATTCCGCCCAGCGCATCGAGCACGGACTGGCGGGCGCCCTCGATCGTGCCGCCATTGGCCGCCTGCAGCTTGCCGAGAAAGTCGCCCGTGGCCTCCGTCATGATCCAGCCGGGCGAGACGGCGTTGACCCGCACGCCCTTTGGCCCGAGCTCCTTCGAGATCGACTTGCTGTAGGTGCGCAAGGCCGCCTTGGCAGCGGCGTAGGCGGTGGTGGATTCGGGCAGCGGCAGGACGGCCTGGATCGAGGTGACGTGCACCACGGCGCCCCCGCCGCGCGCGATCATCTGCGGGATCAGCAGCCGGTCGAGCCGGACGGTCGCCAGCAGATTGAGGTTGAGCTCGGCGAGCCAATGGTCGTCGGTCAGCGCGGCAAAGCCGCCGGCGGGCGAGGCCGAGCCACCGACGACATGGGCGAGGATGTCGATCCCGCCGAGCCG encodes:
- a CDS encoding SDR family oxidoreductase, with product MSVAVDPAEFAGKRVLVSGGTKGLGRATVERFLAGGARVITAARAIADPIAGVDYVRADLTTADGGEALASAALDRLGGIDILAHVVGGSASPAGGFAALTDDHWLAELNLNLLATVRLDRLLIPQMIARGGGAVVHVTSIQAVLPLPESTTAYAAAKAALRTYSKSISKELGPKGVRVNAVSPGWIMTEATGDFLGKLQAANGGTIEGARQSVLDALGGISIGRGAEPGEVADLIAYLAADRAAAIHGAEFVIDGGTVSTV